A window of the Caldalkalibacillus salinus genome harbors these coding sequences:
- a CDS encoding M20/M25/M40 family metallo-hydrolase, translating into MINEERLLQEFLELVQIDSETKEEAAICQVLKEKLERLGLDVIEDDTKEQTGHGAGNLIATLKGTENAAKIYFTSHMDTVAPGKGVKPEVKDDGYVYSDGTTILGSDDKAGLAAMLEGIKVIKENNLNHGDIQLVITVGEESGLVGAKALDPAYIKADFGFAFDSNGPVGHIIVAAPTQAKLKATMNGKSAHAGVNPEDGISAIQVASKAISRMPLGRIDHETTANIGRFEGGGATNVVCDRVDIYAEARSLEQNKMEQQVQAMKEAFESTAEEFNTTADVDVNVMYPGYKYDQDHDVVKVAQQAVAQIGREAKLLSSGGGSDANVIAGHGIPTVNLAIGYENIHTKNERMPIEELNKAAELFVAITQQPIKG; encoded by the coding sequence ATGATCAACGAAGAAAGATTACTACAAGAATTTTTAGAGCTCGTGCAAATCGACAGCGAAACAAAAGAGGAAGCAGCCATATGTCAGGTACTTAAAGAGAAGCTCGAACGACTCGGCTTAGACGTCATTGAAGATGATACCAAAGAACAAACAGGCCATGGAGCCGGTAACCTGATTGCGACACTAAAAGGAACAGAAAATGCGGCAAAGATTTATTTTACTTCACATATGGATACCGTTGCACCCGGTAAGGGTGTCAAACCAGAGGTCAAAGATGACGGTTACGTGTACTCTGACGGGACGACGATCCTAGGAAGCGATGATAAAGCAGGTCTTGCAGCCATGCTAGAAGGGATTAAAGTCATCAAAGAAAATAATCTTAACCATGGTGATATTCAACTTGTCATCACAGTGGGTGAGGAATCCGGATTAGTTGGGGCTAAAGCGTTAGATCCAGCATACATTAAGGCCGATTTCGGTTTTGCTTTTGATAGTAACGGACCCGTGGGTCATATTATTGTAGCCGCTCCTACCCAAGCTAAACTGAAAGCGACGATGAATGGTAAGTCAGCCCATGCAGGCGTCAACCCTGAAGACGGCATAAGCGCTATTCAGGTCGCAAGTAAAGCCATATCTCGCATGCCATTAGGACGTATCGATCATGAAACAACCGCTAATATAGGACGGTTCGAAGGTGGCGGTGCCACGAATGTGGTCTGTGACCGGGTAGACATTTATGCTGAAGCGAGAAGTTTGGAACAAAACAAGATGGAGCAACAAGTACAAGCGATGAAAGAAGCTTTTGAATCAACGGCTGAGGAATTTAATACGACCGCTGATGTCGATGTGAACGTCATGTATCCGGGATATAAGTATGACCAAGATCATGATGTGGTTAAGGTGGCTCAGCAAGCGGTCGCTCAAATTGGTAGAGAAGCCAAGCTCCTGTCAAGTGGTGGTGGATCTGACGCTAACGTCATCGCTGGACACGGCATTCCAACCGTTAACCTAGCCATCGGCTACGAAAACATTCACACCAAAAATGAACGCATGCCCATAGAAGAACTTAACAAAGCGGCCGAACTCTTCGTTGCAATCACCCAACAACCAATCAAAGGATGA
- the trpS gene encoding tryptophan--tRNA ligase — MAKRILSGVQPSGTMTLGNYIGALRQFVKLQEEEDCFFCIVDYHAMTLPRNVENLKENIRKLAATYLAVGIDPKKATLFIQSDVSAHLELGWIMTCHSYMGELERMTQFKEKSKEDESIPTGLFTYPALQAADIVLYNATHVPVGEDQKQHIELTRNIAQRMNNKFDQELFVIPDPLINEVGGRVMSLTDPTSKMSKSNPNENSYISLLDEPKRIEKKIKRAVTDSENHIRFDPEEKPAVSNLLSIYALITDQPMSAVEAHFEGKGYGALKGELAEVVVDQLSPIQERYEYYYHSEELDRILRDGAEKASTVANATLRRVKDALGVGI, encoded by the coding sequence ATGGCAAAAAGAATTTTATCAGGAGTACAACCGAGCGGTACTATGACACTAGGGAATTACATTGGGGCACTCAGACAATTTGTTAAGCTACAGGAGGAAGAAGACTGTTTTTTCTGTATCGTAGATTATCATGCCATGACCCTTCCTCGAAATGTAGAAAATCTAAAAGAGAACATCCGTAAATTGGCAGCCACTTACCTTGCTGTTGGCATCGATCCTAAGAAAGCGACTTTATTTATACAATCTGATGTGTCTGCACACCTAGAACTGGGATGGATCATGACATGTCACTCTTACATGGGTGAGCTTGAACGTATGACCCAGTTCAAAGAAAAATCAAAAGAAGACGAAAGCATACCGACTGGATTATTCACGTACCCTGCATTACAAGCGGCTGATATTGTACTGTACAACGCCACGCATGTTCCAGTAGGAGAAGATCAGAAACAACATATTGAACTGACGCGAAACATTGCTCAACGTATGAACAACAAATTTGATCAGGAACTGTTTGTCATCCCAGATCCTCTGATAAACGAAGTGGGCGGACGAGTGATGTCCTTAACCGATCCAACAAGTAAAATGAGTAAGAGCAACCCGAATGAAAATAGCTATATCTCACTACTCGATGAGCCTAAACGAATCGAGAAGAAGATCAAGCGTGCCGTGACGGACTCAGAGAATCACATCCGCTTCGATCCCGAAGAGAAGCCGGCTGTGAGCAACCTTCTATCCATTTACGCTTTGATAACAGATCAACCGATGTCAGCTGTAGAGGCACACTTTGAAGGCAAAGGCTATGGTGCCCTGAAGGGAGAATTAGCAGAGGTTGTTGTCGATCAGTTAAGTCCGATTCAGGAACGCTATGAGTACTATTATCACTCTGAAGAATTAGATCGAATTCTTCGTGATGGTGCTGAAAAGGCGAGCACTGTTGCCAATGCAACATTAAGAAGAGTCAAAGACGCCTTAGGGGTGGGGATATAA
- a CDS encoding sulfurtransferase encodes MGFKNIVSQAWLLDHLDDPKVVTVDCRFTLGEPNAGREAYLEDHLPGARYFDLERDMSGSVSTHGGRHPLPQLDELITKLGEAGIDRDVSVVAYDAQGGAMAARLWWLLKYLGHPSVYVLDGGYTSWKSNGYPTSPIMPTPVSKTFEPQLNPSLLAQMEDVKQALNQEDTVIIDSRSPERYSGEHEPVDRVGGHIPNAVNVFWKESLDDNGYWIQNDKQRKRFDPYAVEKKNTIVYCGSGVTACVNIMALDEIGITPRLYLGSWSDWISYEDTPKKMT; translated from the coding sequence ATGGGCTTTAAAAACATTGTGAGTCAAGCTTGGCTTTTGGATCATCTCGATGATCCAAAAGTCGTTACCGTTGACTGTCGTTTTACCCTAGGGGAACCGAATGCAGGACGTGAAGCTTACCTTGAAGACCATCTCCCTGGCGCACGTTACTTTGATCTTGAACGTGATATGTCGGGTTCAGTTTCAACGCATGGTGGGCGCCATCCCCTTCCTCAACTTGATGAACTCATTACAAAACTAGGGGAGGCAGGTATTGATCGTGACGTTTCAGTCGTTGCCTATGACGCGCAAGGAGGGGCTATGGCTGCTAGGTTATGGTGGTTGCTGAAGTACCTAGGACACCCAAGCGTTTACGTTTTGGATGGTGGCTATACGTCCTGGAAATCTAACGGTTATCCCACGTCGCCCATCATGCCCACACCAGTGAGCAAAACATTTGAACCTCAATTAAACCCTTCGCTCCTTGCTCAGATGGAGGATGTAAAACAAGCACTCAATCAGGAGGATACCGTCATCATTGATTCGAGATCCCCGGAGCGATACAGTGGAGAACACGAACCTGTAGATCGTGTCGGTGGCCATATCCCTAACGCTGTTAATGTTTTTTGGAAAGAGAGCTTAGATGATAATGGTTACTGGATACAGAATGACAAGCAACGTAAGCGTTTTGACCCATATGCGGTGGAGAAGAAGAACACGATTGTTTATTGTGGTTCTGGGGTGACCGCTTGTGTGAACATCATGGCTTTAGATGAAATAGGAATAACACCGAGGTTATATCTAGGAAGCTGGAGTGACTGGATTAGTTATGAAGATACACCTAAGAAAATGACGTAA
- a CDS encoding TAXI family TRAP transporter solute-binding subunit, with protein MKKRLFSGLTLLLVLSLALVGCGGATEDGNGGDTEEGTEAADPVNLQLGTGGSAGTYYPLGGAIGQVWKNEVEGVSNVQVNETNASVENIRLLDGGSIDLGMSINFIADYAHQGIEEFEEDGEVTSFGVMGVVYPEVVYAFANPSAGIETVADLEGKVVEVGPPGSGTAVATRQVLEAYGLTFDDIDVRNSNFGDAVSAYKDGGVDAVFAVVSSPSGLVHDVTSTHDVQFLDIVGEELDTLREAHPFYSPFVVEQDEYEGMEADYETVTMQALMLASNDLSEDLVYELTQAMYENTETIAETHNVGNQISLENALNGVTTPLHPGAERYFEEQGIELE; from the coding sequence ATGAAAAAGAGATTATTCTCCGGATTAACACTTCTACTCGTGCTATCTTTAGCTTTAGTAGGGTGTGGAGGAGCGACAGAAGATGGTAATGGAGGAGATACGGAAGAAGGGACAGAAGCTGCAGATCCAGTTAATTTACAACTAGGGACGGGTGGCTCTGCCGGAACGTATTACCCACTTGGAGGCGCTATTGGTCAAGTTTGGAAGAACGAAGTAGAAGGTGTCTCTAATGTCCAAGTGAACGAAACAAACGCGTCAGTTGAAAATATCCGTTTATTAGACGGTGGTTCTATTGATTTAGGTATGTCCATCAACTTTATCGCAGATTATGCACACCAAGGCATTGAGGAATTTGAAGAAGATGGCGAAGTAACATCTTTCGGTGTTATGGGCGTTGTATATCCTGAGGTTGTGTATGCCTTTGCTAATCCGTCCGCAGGAATTGAAACTGTGGCTGATCTAGAAGGGAAAGTGGTTGAAGTTGGACCACCTGGAAGCGGTACAGCAGTAGCGACTCGCCAAGTATTAGAAGCGTACGGATTAACGTTTGATGATATCGATGTACGCAATTCTAACTTTGGTGATGCCGTGAGTGCGTACAAAGATGGCGGTGTTGATGCCGTATTTGCTGTTGTAAGTAGCCCATCTGGCCTTGTTCATGATGTGACTTCTACTCACGACGTGCAGTTCCTTGATATCGTAGGGGAGGAACTAGATACTCTTCGTGAAGCTCATCCGTTTTACTCGCCTTTCGTTGTAGAACAAGATGAGTATGAGGGTATGGAAGCAGATTACGAGACAGTCACAATGCAAGCGCTCATGCTGGCGTCTAACGATTTAAGTGAAGACCTCGTGTACGAGCTAACGCAAGCCATGTACGAAAACACAGAGACGATTGCAGAAACGCACAACGTGGGTAATCAAATCTCTCTAGAAAACGCGCTAAATGGTGTGACCACACCGTTACACCCTGGTGCAGAACGTTACTTTGAGGAACAAGGTATTGAATTAGAGTAA
- a CDS encoding TRAP transporter permease, with product MSQEHVDQDLRKYDPEQQTRLLSGIQYKLFFVLAISLSLYHLYTAHFGMPPWHIHRTVHLCLGLSILFLLFPFSKKSINDKVPFYDLILSMIPLAFGAYFIYNIDDIMRTMGRYDTFDVILNAVMILLVLEGARRAVGWPIVVLGFGALLLTMTVGGLDYSLIIPRHVYTDTIILGTPIAVSAQFIFLFLFFGVLLRYTGTGKFFNDLAFALAGRYTGGPGKAAVIASAFQGTITGSSIANTVGSGSFTIPLMKKLGFRPRFAGAVEASASTGGQILPPVMGAAAFIMIEFTGMTYIEIAMAAAIPAVLYFVGVFMSVHFEAKREGLSGMSVKNLPHFWPLLLKKGYMLLPLVVIVITLGNNMSPMKAAWYGIFAAFVLSFLSRETRLSIKQMIEVLVEATRVAIPVIAAVAAAGMVAGNINAAGFGLQIASTILDLSGGYVIPTLILSMLACIVLGMGLPTTANYVVTATLIAPAILQLEGVPVLAAHLFVFYFGIMADITPPVGLAAYAGAGVAGASPIRTGVSATRIAFAAFLIPYIFVLNPMLVLQGDVEPLQLGFAIASAVIGMVMISSAFAGHLISKMNVWERIPFFIAGIFMVNPGYLSDIVGIAVLITVGLIQYFNKRKDTPASEVS from the coding sequence ATGTCTCAGGAACATGTAGATCAGGATCTCAGGAAGTATGACCCTGAACAACAGACTAGACTTTTGAGTGGTATACAATACAAACTCTTTTTTGTATTGGCGATCAGTCTGTCTCTCTATCATCTATATACTGCACATTTTGGAATGCCTCCGTGGCATATACATCGCACGGTACATTTATGTCTTGGTCTGAGTATCTTGTTTTTATTATTCCCGTTTTCTAAAAAGAGCATAAATGATAAAGTACCTTTCTATGATCTTATTTTATCTATGATACCGTTAGCATTTGGGGCCTATTTTATCTATAATATCGATGACATTATGAGGACCATGGGGAGATACGACACATTTGATGTCATCCTTAACGCGGTCATGATTCTGTTGGTCCTAGAGGGAGCGCGCCGAGCTGTAGGCTGGCCGATTGTCGTGTTAGGATTTGGAGCCTTACTTTTAACAATGACAGTTGGGGGCCTTGATTACAGCCTTATCATCCCTCGACACGTCTATACAGATACGATTATTTTGGGTACACCCATCGCTGTATCTGCGCAATTTATCTTTTTGTTTTTATTTTTTGGTGTACTACTACGGTATACAGGGACCGGTAAATTTTTTAATGACTTGGCCTTCGCTTTAGCGGGGCGATACACAGGTGGACCAGGCAAAGCAGCCGTCATTGCGAGTGCCTTCCAAGGGACGATTACAGGAAGCTCGATCGCTAATACGGTAGGTTCTGGTAGTTTTACCATCCCACTGATGAAAAAGCTCGGTTTCCGGCCGCGTTTTGCAGGTGCAGTTGAAGCTTCAGCATCAACCGGTGGACAAATTCTACCACCCGTCATGGGTGCAGCGGCGTTCATTATGATAGAATTTACAGGCATGACATACATTGAGATCGCGATGGCAGCCGCGATACCAGCTGTCTTATACTTTGTTGGTGTATTCATGTCCGTTCATTTTGAAGCGAAGCGTGAAGGCCTTAGTGGTATGTCAGTGAAAAATTTACCTCATTTTTGGCCCCTGTTGTTAAAAAAAGGGTATATGTTACTACCGCTCGTGGTCATTGTGATCACGCTTGGCAATAACATGTCTCCTATGAAAGCGGCATGGTATGGGATCTTCGCTGCCTTTGTTCTCAGTTTCTTAAGTAGAGAAACACGTTTAAGCATCAAGCAAATGATAGAGGTTCTAGTGGAAGCCACAAGAGTGGCCATCCCCGTTATAGCAGCTGTAGCTGCAGCCGGTATGGTTGCCGGAAATATTAATGCAGCCGGGTTTGGTTTGCAAATTGCTTCTACCATTCTTGACTTGAGCGGCGGCTATGTTATTCCAACTCTCATACTTTCTATGCTGGCCTGTATCGTATTAGGCATGGGGCTACCAACCACAGCGAACTACGTTGTGACGGCCACATTAATCGCACCTGCTATTCTACAGCTTGAAGGTGTTCCTGTATTGGCTGCTCATTTATTCGTTTTCTACTTTGGGATTATGGCAGACATTACACCACCGGTTGGTTTAGCAGCGTATGCAGGGGCAGGTGTGGCAGGAGCAAGTCCGATACGTACAGGCGTGTCGGCGACAAGAATTGCGTTTGCCGCTTTTCTTATCCCGTACATCTTCGTACTCAACCCTATGTTAGTCCTACAGGGTGATGTGGAGCCCCTGCAACTGGGCTTCGCCATTGCGAGTGCCGTCATTGGTATGGTCATGATTAGTAGTGCCTTTGCGGGCCATCTGATCAGCAAAATGAATGTGTGGGAAAGAATCCCATTTTTTATCGCCGGTATATTCATGGTCAATCCTGGCTATTTATCTGATATTGTGGGTATTGCCGTACTCATAACAGTTGGATTGATACAATACTTTAACAAACGGAAAGATACTCCAGCGTCTGAAGTGTCTTAA
- a CDS encoding MurR/RpiR family transcriptional regulator, translating into MDEVLKRIETHRTRMSQTQEKIATYILHQPESIPFCTVGKLAKLTGVSEASVVRFATFLGYKGYSDLQQDLHRKAQKQLTTVERLQLAENVYEPAEKAIYEIFDDDIRNIQRMAETLNPKDFHQAIELIVSAKRIFIIANRSATAMGQFLEFYLDMMLENTELIRNPNGISEKLFRLDEQDLVIGLSFSRYTQSSINAVAFARDRGTPVVAITDHILSPLVPLANVALTSPSEMPSFIDSFVAPLSLINSLIVAVGREKRAQIESHLLELEHVWDRFNIFYQKQKK; encoded by the coding sequence GTGGATGAAGTTTTGAAACGCATTGAAACGCATCGAACAAGAATGAGTCAAACACAGGAAAAAATAGCGACCTATATCTTGCACCAACCTGAGTCAATCCCCTTTTGTACGGTTGGTAAGCTGGCAAAGCTAACGGGGGTCAGTGAAGCATCCGTCGTCCGTTTTGCCACTTTTTTGGGGTATAAAGGCTATTCTGATTTACAACAAGATTTGCACCGTAAAGCCCAAAAACAATTGACGACGGTTGAACGTCTACAGCTTGCAGAAAACGTCTACGAACCTGCGGAGAAAGCGATATATGAAATTTTTGATGATGATATTCGTAATATCCAACGAATGGCAGAAACCTTAAACCCTAAAGATTTTCACCAAGCGATTGAATTAATCGTCTCAGCTAAAAGAATCTTTATCATTGCCAATCGAAGTGCTACCGCCATGGGACAGTTTCTAGAATTCTATCTCGATATGATGTTAGAAAACACTGAACTCATACGCAACCCGAACGGTATCTCAGAAAAGCTATTCCGCTTAGATGAACAGGACCTTGTCATCGGACTCAGTTTTTCACGGTATACGCAGAGCTCCATTAATGCTGTGGCATTTGCTAGAGACCGTGGCACACCAGTCGTCGCTATCACGGACCATATCCTGTCACCATTGGTTCCACTCGCTAATGTGGCGCTCACCTCCCCCAGTGAGATGCCATCATTCATCGATTCATTTGTCGCACCCCTGAGCTTAATCAACTCTCTTATCGTAGCGGTTGGGAGAGAGAAACGCGCTCAGATTGAAAGCCATCTATTAGAATTGGAACATGTGTGGGATCGATTTAATATCTTTTACCAAAAACAAAAGAAGTGA
- a CDS encoding aspartate aminotransferase family protein — MKAAEPEPLFSDFPISETMYTRAQRSIPGGVSANIKHFQPHPIFMEQAQGSHIWDVDGHHYIDYLLCYGALMTGHGHPRVMQAVEKQLRSLGTTVFGAPHRMEFTLAEKVVSLFPGMDQVRFTNSGLEATLLCLRLAKAYTNRNKTAKFEGHYHGGYNEVLYSISPNVEQAGPDDAPHAQPESMGLNDHESDQTIVLPFNNIVATEQILRAHADDIAAVILEPVQGGFIPAEKAFLQKLRQITKELGIILIFDEVKTGFRITLGGVQNDYEVIPDLTALGKVLGGGFPIGAVGGPRELMTLMTPQSKADVFAKQQEHQSKEDVLFHSGTYNGHPTVLAAGLATITFLEEDGHLQRTIDRTHTLRQHLEELYKHENVPMQTLGMGSMFNIVMTRKPIRNYRDLKHDQPTLRRHIDYLLLKQGIYTKPLNRYSLSTAHTMEDIKATVRAHQEVLTMIGNRHSLSF; from the coding sequence ATGAAAGCGGCTGAGCCGGAACCGTTATTTTCCGATTTCCCCATATCTGAGACAATGTACACGCGTGCCCAACGTTCTATCCCTGGTGGTGTTTCGGCCAACATTAAACATTTTCAACCGCACCCTATCTTTATGGAACAGGCCCAAGGCAGTCACATTTGGGATGTTGATGGCCATCATTATATCGACTATCTGCTCTGCTATGGTGCGTTAATGACGGGACATGGTCATCCTCGTGTGATGCAAGCGGTGGAGAAACAATTACGTTCTCTTGGGACCACCGTGTTTGGTGCGCCTCACCGTATGGAGTTCACACTTGCCGAAAAAGTGGTCTCCCTTTTTCCCGGTATGGATCAAGTCAGATTCACAAATTCTGGATTAGAAGCTACCCTATTGTGCCTACGTTTAGCAAAAGCGTATACCAATCGAAATAAAACCGCCAAGTTTGAAGGGCATTACCACGGAGGTTATAACGAGGTATTATATAGTATCAGCCCCAACGTAGAGCAGGCCGGTCCTGATGATGCTCCACATGCTCAACCCGAGTCGATGGGTTTAAATGATCACGAATCAGATCAAACCATCGTCCTTCCTTTTAATAATATCGTGGCCACAGAACAAATTTTACGTGCCCATGCGGATGATATCGCCGCAGTCATTTTAGAACCTGTCCAAGGTGGATTCATCCCGGCTGAAAAAGCTTTTCTACAAAAATTACGTCAAATCACGAAAGAATTAGGGATCATACTCATATTTGATGAAGTGAAAACCGGTTTTAGAATCACCCTTGGTGGTGTCCAAAATGATTATGAAGTCATACCAGACCTAACAGCCCTAGGAAAGGTTCTCGGAGGTGGTTTTCCGATCGGTGCAGTGGGGGGACCTCGTGAATTGATGACGTTGATGACCCCCCAATCAAAAGCTGACGTATTTGCTAAACAACAGGAACATCAGTCTAAGGAGGACGTCTTATTTCATAGCGGTACGTATAATGGTCACCCCACCGTACTGGCGGCAGGCTTAGCCACAATAACATTCTTAGAGGAAGACGGTCATTTACAGCGGACGATTGATCGCACTCATACTTTACGTCAACATTTAGAAGAGTTATATAAGCATGAAAATGTACCCATGCAAACGCTGGGAATGGGCAGTATGTTTAACATTGTGATGACACGTAAACCTATTAGAAACTATAGAGACTTAAAACATGATCAGCCAACTCTTCGACGTCACATCGATTACTTGTTATTAAAGCAAGGGATTTATACCAAACCACTGAATCGCTATTCCTTGTCTACAGCCCATACGATGGAAGATATAAAAGCCACGGTTCGTGCACATCAGGAAGTGTTAACTATGATCGGTAACAGACACAGTCTGAGCTTTTAG
- a CDS encoding DUF3866 family protein, protein MVGYWGNVNDILEEDSQIQIATVKLEDAREITVINYLAIHPACRMGDRVYVNTVAIDLDLGTGGYGFVMAISTISEEKSESSHPGHIIKMRYAPTQVAVHAVEAPESDRHDAFCLPFSLENKRVFMSELHSVLPLWVALLETLTSETNSFKKAGAGQNSENSQGRTFVYIMDDQACLQASFSQHIRTLKHKANMMTITYGQASGGDIEAVNLYTALEAAVKVAEADDILITQGPGVVGTGTSRGFSGMSLSQWIHTVHTLGGRAVVIPRIQINDKRSRHIGFSHHTLTPLLAHTLVPAIIPYPDIEGDQLCEGAWSPSSYEQYQLRYSQQIAQLQDQHHVYPVPAQTLHTLILEALKWYEKPIRSMGRGYNQEPLMFQAVAAAVYWYLHNQ, encoded by the coding sequence ATGGTCGGGTACTGGGGAAACGTCAATGACATACTCGAAGAGGATAGTCAAATACAAATCGCAACCGTAAAACTTGAAGATGCCAGAGAGATCACAGTGATCAATTACCTAGCGATACACCCCGCTTGCCGAATGGGGGATCGTGTGTATGTCAATACAGTTGCCATTGATTTAGATTTAGGAACAGGTGGATACGGATTTGTAATGGCTATTAGCACGATATCAGAAGAAAAGAGTGAGTCTTCCCACCCGGGTCATATTATCAAAATGCGTTATGCCCCGACTCAGGTGGCCGTGCATGCTGTGGAAGCACCCGAGAGTGATAGACACGATGCTTTTTGCCTGCCATTCTCTCTAGAAAATAAACGGGTGTTCATGTCGGAGTTACACAGTGTCTTACCGTTATGGGTTGCACTGTTAGAAACACTCACATCAGAAACAAATTCGTTCAAAAAAGCGGGAGCCGGTCAGAACTCAGAAAACTCACAGGGGCGTACATTTGTATACATAATGGATGATCAAGCTTGTTTGCAAGCGTCCTTCAGTCAACATATCCGCACGTTGAAACACAAAGCGAATATGATGACGATTACGTATGGTCAAGCAAGTGGGGGAGACATAGAGGCTGTCAATCTTTATACTGCATTGGAAGCGGCTGTGAAGGTTGCTGAGGCTGATGATATCCTTATTACTCAGGGGCCGGGTGTTGTGGGGACAGGAACAAGTAGAGGGTTTAGTGGTATGAGTCTGTCTCAGTGGATTCATACTGTCCATACATTAGGTGGAAGGGCGGTTGTCATTCCACGTATACAAATAAACGATAAACGTTCTCGCCACATCGGTTTTAGTCATCACACACTTACACCGTTACTTGCACATACACTTGTTCCTGCTATTATCCCTTATCCAGACATAGAGGGCGACCAGTTGTGTGAGGGCGCATGGTCACCTTCCTCTTATGAGCAATATCAATTACGCTATTCGCAGCAGATTGCGCAACTACAGGATCAACATCATGTATACCCAGTTCCTGCTCAAACTCTCCATACGCTGATACTAGAGGCACTGAAATGGTATGAAAAACCGATTCGTTCCATGGGGAGAGGTTATAACCAAGAGCCCCTCATGTTTCAAGCGGTCGCTGCAGCCGTATATTGGTACTTACACAATCAGTGA
- a CDS encoding NUDIX domain-containing protein, whose translation MQDFTERTIGSQSIYEGKIIRVQVDDVQLPNGHTSKRELVKHPGAVAIVPFTADEKMVLIRQFRKPLEKEIYEIPAGKLESGEDPVICAQRELAEETGYQTEHMSYITSFYTSPGFADEILYLYEATALISGEAQPDQDEFVERVEVTLEQALQLMKEEKIHDAKTCYALLHWQLNNANHNKN comes from the coding sequence ATGCAAGATTTCACTGAGAGAACCATCGGAAGCCAATCTATATACGAGGGAAAAATTATACGCGTGCAAGTAGACGACGTTCAATTGCCGAATGGTCATACGAGCAAACGTGAGTTGGTTAAGCATCCAGGAGCCGTTGCTATCGTTCCTTTTACCGCTGATGAGAAGATGGTGCTGATCAGACAATTTCGTAAGCCGCTAGAAAAAGAGATATACGAAATACCGGCCGGAAAACTAGAGTCAGGCGAGGACCCCGTCATTTGTGCTCAGCGAGAATTAGCAGAAGAAACCGGTTATCAAACGGAACACATGAGTTATATCACGTCCTTTTACACCTCCCCCGGTTTTGCCGATGAAATCCTATATCTATACGAAGCTACTGCATTAATCAGTGGTGAAGCCCAACCCGATCAGGATGAATTTGTGGAGAGAGTGGAAGTCACTTTAGAACAGGCGCTACAACTCATGAAAGAAGAAAAAATTCACGATGCGAAGACGTGCTACGCCCTGCTTCATTGGCAGCTAAACAACGCCAATCATAACAAGAATTGA